From one Humulus lupulus chromosome 8, drHumLupu1.1, whole genome shotgun sequence genomic stretch:
- the LOC133795177 gene encoding uncharacterized protein LOC133795177, translating into MAINNILLLLLAFLLIDITVYTPAHARILKPENNGSEKFDMIITIFGKHDQSKEEGPKPLPPPIPFPTLLKEVDIDIRKPNPTPPPSPKPYPTLSQEIKGDYAPYGDGVQPKEVGIVDRPNQSPPPSPRPFPTQSQEIKGYYAPYGDGAQPKEVGIVYRPNQPPPPSPRPYLTLSQEKEDCEPNGDVVQPKEVDTNVDNKSNQPPPLSPKPYPTLSQEKEVYALYGDGIQPKEASTTVDKPIPPSPKPYPTLSQEKEDYVDILMLIDKPNPPSPPSPEPYLTLSLGRHQSIKGRWL; encoded by the exons ATGGCCATAAATAATATTCTGCTTCTTCTCTTAGCATTTCTTCTAATTGATATTACAGTTTATACTCCTGCCCATGCAAGGATCTTAAAACCAG AGAATAATGGAAGTGAAAAGTTTGACATGATAATTACTATTTTCGGGAAGCATGATCAGTCAAAAGAAGAAGGTCCAAAGCCGCTACCACCACCAATACCGTTTCCAACTCTACTAAAAGAGGTCGATATTGATATCAGAAAACCAAATCCAACACCGCCACCATCACCAAAACCATATCCAACTCTTTCTCAGGAAATAAAAGGAGATTATGCACCTTATGGAGATGGTGTCCAACCAAAAGAGGTCGGTATTGTTGACAGGCCAAATCAGTCACCACCGCCGTCACCACGACCATTTCCAACTCAATCTCAGGAAATAAAAGGATATTATGCACCTTATGGAGATGGTGCCCAACCAAAAGAGGTTGGTATTGTTTATAGGCCAAATCAGCCACCGCCGCCGTCACCACGACCATATCTGACTCTATCTCAGGAAAAAGAAGACTGTGAACCTAATGGAGATGTTGTCCAACCGAAAGAGGTTGATACTAATGTTGATAATAAGTCAAATCAGCCACCGCCGCTGTCACCAAAACCATATCCAACTCTGTCTCAAGAAAAAGAAGTTTACGCACTTTATGGAGATGGCATTCAACCTAAAGAGGCTAGCACTACTGTTGATAAGCCAATTCCACCATCACCAAAACCATATCCAACTCTATCTCAAGAAAAAGAagattatgttgatatattaatGTTGATCGATAAGCCAAATCCGCCATCGCCACCATCACCAGAACCATATTTAACTCTCTCTCTAGGGAGGCATCAGTCAATCAAGGGCAGGTGGTTATGA